From one Prochlorococcus marinus str. MIT 0912 genomic stretch:
- a CDS encoding pyridoxine 5'-phosphate synthase, which translates to MASLGVNIDHIANVREARKTFEPDPVTMALLAELGGADGITVHLREDRRHIQDRDLNLLKETVHTRLNLEMAATEEMTSIALNVKPDLVTLVPENRDEVTTEGGLDVLKHKNKLKEIIQLLSDADIPVSIFVDPVEAQLENCAEVKAAWIELHTGKYAVTKNQARKLEFSNLKESTAKAKSYGLRVNAGHGLTYQNVEPIAAIEGIEELNIGHTIISRALSVGLSQAVKEMKNLIINPRKDNFLI; encoded by the coding sequence ATGGCAAGTCTTGGTGTCAACATTGATCACATAGCAAATGTTCGAGAAGCTCGTAAGACCTTTGAACCTGATCCAGTAACAATGGCTCTTTTAGCGGAGTTAGGAGGAGCTGATGGTATAACAGTTCATCTAAGAGAAGATAGAAGACATATTCAAGATAGAGATCTAAATCTTCTAAAAGAAACTGTTCATACTCGACTAAATCTAGAAATGGCTGCCACTGAAGAAATGACTTCAATAGCACTTAATGTAAAGCCAGATTTGGTTACGTTAGTTCCAGAAAACAGGGATGAGGTTACGACAGAAGGAGGACTTGATGTTCTTAAACACAAAAATAAATTAAAAGAAATAATTCAACTTCTTTCAGATGCAGATATTCCAGTAAGTATTTTTGTAGATCCAGTCGAAGCACAGTTAGAAAATTGTGCCGAAGTAAAGGCAGCCTGGATTGAATTGCATACAGGCAAATATGCAGTCACAAAAAACCAAGCAAGAAAACTAGAATTTTCCAATCTTAAAGAAAGCACCGCCAAAGCAAAATCATATGGTTTGAGAGTAAACGCAGGCCATGGATTGACATATCAAAACGTTGAACCAATTGCAGCTATTGAAGGGATTGAAGAATTAAATATTGGTCATACAATTATTTCCAGGGCCCTATCAGTTGGACTATCTCAAGCTGTAAAAGAAATGAAAAACCTAATTATCAATCCAAGGAAAGACAACTTCCTAATTTAA
- a CDS encoding exodeoxyribonuclease V subunit gamma — protein MLTIYRSNKAEWLADILGQELRLNPPEITEEVNIIVSTWPSSRWLSEKLSIINNINALVKFPFPGTYFKRLVKRIIGIDPNENDPWEKNHLVWNILELLPDLIKEKEAGGISTWLNINEKENEQINIKLWDIASNIAEVFDDYILYRPDIIKQWLGNNKKSVSVGFNVNKNILWQEKLFNLLYKKINKDPFCIQAEKAINFLKNDNISKLDYPKNLYIYGLSSLAPLQIDLIQAFSKVINIKIYLISPCNDLWQRCETRRLQFRNEWNTPPDKQWLLESPRLEAFLGRMGAEFQQLLEGSGEYQLGERNEEDIYSLTADIAAKKGNKPNILEQLQQELLYTKSDNILTKEKSDKSLLFLKSPGRYRQVELIRDHILQLFANDKKLEPRDVLIMTPQIDSYATIFASIFNNIDHNATQLPWVITDKSQEDKVGIIHFLLNLLEISTSRLTASVFESLLTNPALQKQQHVSFEEVNNITKSLQSAGFTWGLDSSERFGEEAHSLCWCLERFLLGLVLPDDPIYGIRNISPYSENLSNAEFIKNWGILSKLCNYIDAIRSKRSCKEWIKLITSLVKDLFGDGGEWAWEEQQLLNIVNNWGLITNNCELEVDCLVVKDIITKALSSTNGKFGHRTGKITISALEPMRAIPHQIIIVMGLESRTFPRIDNRRSFNLLDRKRELGDPNQYDKDRYSLLEALISSRQNLLLSWNSKDEKTGEDIDPPSPIQQWLNYLKIKLGANTFQDILIEPPANPLDPLNFIKTESSQILSCDRKNLEAREWIEKGIPTKKISLALPINWKEPNGSNLKPNSFEKVKEWLLNPQITWLKDNEIQSKEFSNLIEENDLFELSELERYKLLKYRLENSDIGKINGIKHNTNYWEENFSGKGVFPPKGSGLIEEDLLEERWNNLISAIYSTGELTKRSIEMPELEGEFYFGGGNLIQIELGSLKYKNLMKGWLNHLYLSANSSFNSKTLIISKKIDYSKNYKFEVTKQLLPVQTKEATEIIRKINQLATAGRKNCWPIPPESGMAYAFAKNEQNKNEIDLFRKKWEGHLYMQGEREQLTMELCFGKECKASTFLDFESFNEVLMSLYEPLLKNSK, from the coding sequence TTGCTAACAATTTATCGAAGTAATAAAGCTGAATGGTTAGCAGATATACTAGGACAGGAACTCCGATTGAATCCTCCTGAAATAACAGAGGAAGTTAACATAATTGTAAGTACATGGCCATCGAGCAGATGGCTAAGTGAAAAACTTTCTATAATTAATAATATTAATGCATTAGTTAAATTCCCTTTCCCTGGAACATATTTTAAAAGGTTAGTTAAGAGAATTATTGGGATTGATCCAAATGAAAATGATCCATGGGAAAAGAATCATCTTGTTTGGAATATATTAGAATTATTACCAGACTTAATTAAAGAAAAAGAAGCAGGCGGAATTAGTACCTGGCTAAATATTAACGAAAAAGAAAATGAGCAAATTAATATAAAATTATGGGATATAGCGAGTAACATTGCAGAAGTATTTGATGACTACATCCTTTACAGACCTGACATTATTAAACAATGGTTAGGGAACAATAAAAAGAGTGTTTCGGTAGGGTTTAATGTTAATAAAAATATCCTTTGGCAAGAAAAACTTTTCAATTTATTATATAAAAAGATAAATAAAGATCCTTTCTGCATCCAAGCAGAAAAAGCTATCAATTTTTTAAAGAATGATAATATTTCTAAACTAGATTACCCAAAAAATTTATACATTTATGGACTTAGCAGTCTAGCACCATTGCAAATAGATCTGATTCAGGCATTCTCAAAAGTAATTAATATAAAAATTTATCTGATTTCCCCTTGTAATGATCTTTGGCAAAGATGTGAAACCAGAAGACTACAATTTAGAAACGAATGGAATACGCCTCCTGACAAGCAATGGTTACTAGAATCTCCAAGACTTGAGGCTTTCCTTGGAAGGATGGGGGCTGAATTTCAACAGTTACTAGAGGGAAGTGGAGAATATCAATTGGGAGAGAGAAATGAGGAAGATATTTATTCTCTTACTGCAGATATCGCTGCCAAGAAAGGAAATAAGCCCAACATCTTAGAACAACTGCAACAAGAATTGTTATACACAAAAAGTGACAATATTTTAACTAAAGAAAAATCTGACAAATCGCTACTTTTCCTTAAATCTCCAGGAAGGTATAGGCAAGTAGAATTAATACGAGACCATATATTGCAGCTCTTTGCCAATGACAAAAAGCTAGAACCTAGAGATGTTCTAATAATGACACCTCAAATTGATAGCTATGCTACAATTTTTGCCTCAATATTTAACAATATCGATCACAACGCTACTCAGCTGCCCTGGGTAATCACAGATAAAAGTCAAGAGGATAAAGTAGGTATAATACATTTCCTGTTAAATCTGTTAGAGATTTCTACATCACGTCTAACCGCATCAGTTTTTGAAAGCTTATTAACTAATCCAGCCTTACAAAAACAACAACATGTAAGTTTTGAAGAAGTGAACAACATAACTAAAAGCCTTCAGTCCGCAGGATTTACTTGGGGACTTGATTCCTCAGAAAGGTTTGGGGAAGAAGCTCATAGCCTATGTTGGTGTCTAGAAAGATTTCTACTTGGACTTGTTTTACCAGATGATCCAATTTATGGGATAAGAAATATCTCACCTTATTCAGAGAACCTTTCAAATGCAGAGTTTATAAAAAATTGGGGTATACTCTCAAAACTTTGTAATTATATCGATGCGATTCGCAGTAAGCGTTCATGTAAAGAATGGATAAAACTTATAACATCTCTCGTAAAGGATTTATTTGGGGATGGTGGTGAATGGGCATGGGAGGAGCAACAACTACTAAATATTGTTAATAATTGGGGTCTCATAACAAATAATTGTGAACTAGAAGTTGATTGTTTGGTAGTCAAAGACATTATTACCAAAGCATTGAGTTCTACAAATGGAAAATTTGGTCATAGGACAGGAAAAATTACGATCAGTGCCTTAGAACCGATGAGAGCAATTCCACATCAAATCATCATCGTCATGGGACTAGAAAGTAGAACCTTTCCAAGAATAGATAATAGAAGAAGTTTTAATCTTCTAGACAGGAAAAGAGAACTTGGGGACCCTAACCAATATGACAAAGACCGCTATTCATTGTTAGAAGCTTTAATATCATCTCGTCAAAATCTTTTACTTTCTTGGAATTCCAAAGATGAAAAGACAGGAGAAGACATAGACCCTCCAAGTCCTATTCAACAATGGCTTAATTACTTAAAAATCAAATTAGGAGCTAATACCTTTCAAGATATTCTCATTGAGCCACCGGCAAATCCTCTTGATCCTTTAAACTTTATAAAAACAGAAAGTTCACAAATCTTGAGTTGTGATAGAAAGAATCTAGAAGCTAGAGAATGGATTGAAAAAGGAATACCGACCAAAAAGATCTCACTAGCATTACCAATAAATTGGAAAGAACCAAACGGAAGCAACTTAAAACCTAATTCCTTCGAAAAAGTAAAAGAATGGTTACTCAATCCACAAATAACATGGTTAAAAGATAATGAAATCCAATCAAAAGAGTTTTCCAATCTTATTGAAGAAAATGATCTATTCGAACTCTCAGAATTAGAAAGATATAAACTTCTGAAATATCGACTAGAAAATAGTGATATTGGAAAGATTAACGGCATAAAACATAATACAAATTATTGGGAAGAGAACTTTTCAGGCAAAGGTGTCTTCCCTCCAAAAGGCTCTGGATTAATAGAGGAAGATCTTCTTGAGGAGCGATGGAATAATTTAATATCCGCAATATATTCTACGGGAGAACTCACAAAGAGGAGTATAGAGATGCCAGAGTTAGAGGGTGAATTTTACTTTGGAGGGGGGAATTTAATACAAATTGAACTTGGTAGTTTAAAATATAAAAATCTTATGAAAGGATGGCTAAATCATTTATATTTATCTGCAAATAGTTCATTTAATTCTAAAACACTGATAATTTCAAAAAAAATAGATTATAGTAAAAATTATAAATTCGAAGTAACCAAGCAACTATTACCTGTTCAGACCAAAGAAGCTACTGAAATTATCAGAAAAATAAATCAATTAGCTACCGCAGGTAGAAAGAATTGTTGGCCCATACCACCAGAGAGTGGAATGGCCTATGCCTTTGCCAAAAACGAACAGAATAAGAATGAGATAGATTTATTCCGAAAAAAATGGGAAGGTCATTTATATATGCAAGGAGAAAGAGAACAATTAACAATGGAACTTTGCTTTGGCAAAGAATGTAAAGCTTCTACCTTTTTAGATTTTGAATCATTTAACGAAGTGTTAATGAGTCTTTATGAACCACTTCTGAAAAATAGCAAATAA
- a CDS encoding methyltransferase family protein, producing the protein MNSKTILSKWGFTKQGIFKNTKGEWYLFFQILLILLHLLPPYPKVENIAFSINTTLIIIGLLISVQGLIIVIKAFIDLGENLTPLPYPMSESSLIKSNSYRDVRHPLYKGLLFISLGICIFSLSLIHLILLISLAYVLKIKALKEEESLKVKFLEYKEYIKEVPAIIKNISYLDWRS; encoded by the coding sequence ATGAATAGTAAAACTATCCTATCAAAATGGGGATTTACCAAGCAGGGTATATTTAAAAATACAAAAGGAGAGTGGTATTTATTTTTCCAAATATTACTCATCCTTCTACATTTATTACCTCCCTACCCAAAGGTAGAGAACATAGCATTTTCAATAAACACAACTTTAATCATTATTGGATTACTAATTTCAGTTCAAGGTCTAATCATTGTGATTAAGGCATTCATAGATTTAGGAGAAAATCTTACACCACTGCCCTATCCGATGAGTGAATCGAGTCTAATAAAAAGTAATTCGTACCGAGATGTTCGACATCCTCTATATAAGGGTTTATTATTTATTTCGTTAGGAATATGTATTTTTTCATTGAGTCTAATACATCTAATTCTATTAATATCATTGGCTTACGTTTTAAAAATAAAAGCCTTAAAAGAAGAAGAAAGTCTAAAAGTTAAATTCCTAGAATACAAAGAATATATCAAAGAGGTACCAGCTATTATAAAAAATATTAGTTATTTAGATTGGAGATCATAA
- a CDS encoding UvrD-helicase domain-containing protein, protein MDNIKIFEANKYPLENGMRLIEASAGTGKTFSLAHLVLRLLTEKEYSINEILVVSFTDATASEIKAKIIERLILALKIIESKNTNLESYEIDNVLEEWVELNINSKDRGLYIASLLLEALERIDNADITTIHGFCSKTLRREAIENGNNLNPTIEKDSHSLINEIVEEYWKTQILEIEISELKGIFKTNFNRNNLIQVLSTLDNDPNNNFKQTFNELKIEGSLSNQLSFYIGSLWKDFKTIWQEKGKQLEDSLIDIAKDLKSQGITDTKPYSSKPRKNRYELLSNWIKKYKSIERPSYEDIQNQSLISKYYHPKNIYQIDFKYGINSCSKQMNSILDIIGDLYDSPGEFVWEHALLWTKKELEKRKSKKGLINYSDLLKLLDPKKLNSNNYKGNPNNIYKNLKLRYKVALIDEFQDTDPVQLRLLKEAFGNRSTHLLLMIGDPKQAIYSFRGGSLNTYMKAREACDRIDLMNANYRSTKSLILVLNKLFLDGLTKSKLSTQELNPCSKEDRLKLNGIKEPLKIINLIDDNQKENIQRIKLESKSKIEDKIPKVIGSYLLELLSNNAKDITPSDICILVNRHDQAKNIHSYLSKIKIPSQLLSNENIFTREGAQILQIFINCIVSPHNQQKLALLACSELMQWTKEELNESKINGDFDSLSSKFYELAKSFPKIGLQGCLSNFLEGKSIADLSDRGTLLGDLYQSAQILDEQINRQEFNALRASQWLSGQRFQSFEPVPEEYQPNSAISNSSVNIITIHKSKGLQFKIVICPYLWQKPPDKKSHLWKDKQNLLISKKYKWHKKYCSYQELIRKESLNEAERLAYVALTRAKKQLIILWAKAAGQEGNPLSGFLFGSKLINLNIEDYTKEMMEKSFKERGLKADVQDVKSIENNKTWTQPKSEVKLSLGVSPNHTFENSWGRYSFSKWISQKNDESIQIYLSDELNEDLEFKDDVEYLSLKKIDKLLTDKNHGIDKSEDQIWSKESPIGSFPRGPIAGTCLHKILERIDLNDIKNQPKISSIIEEELNIANISNSFIEPINILLQRLATIPLGGPLGKFKLKNLPPKSSIKELKFDIPICHETNPINTLELSSIFREDVQKKYGPDYINKLMNLNIYSSGFLTGSIDQVFADNTNHEIAKWWVLDWKSNWLGSPLSKEDGFSCGPSNYLMSHMDEEMYHHHYPLQAHIYLLALHRFLNWRLPKYSPQKHLGGYIYVFLRGIPDKGDLEKNNYPQRTPGLIIESAPLARIKKLDLLIKRPHK, encoded by the coding sequence ATGGATAATATAAAGATATTTGAGGCTAATAAATATCCCTTAGAAAATGGGATGCGTCTTATTGAAGCAAGTGCGGGAACAGGTAAAACATTCTCTCTTGCTCACCTTGTTTTAAGGTTGTTGACTGAAAAAGAATATTCGATAAACGAAATACTAGTTGTTAGCTTTACAGACGCGACTGCATCAGAAATTAAAGCAAAAATCATTGAAAGACTGATTTTAGCATTAAAAATAATTGAATCAAAGAATACAAACTTGGAATCATATGAGATTGACAACGTTTTAGAAGAATGGGTAGAATTAAATATAAATTCTAAAGATAGAGGTTTATACATAGCCTCCCTATTACTAGAGGCATTAGAGAGAATTGACAATGCAGATATAACAACAATTCATGGATTTTGCAGTAAAACTCTTCGTAGAGAAGCTATTGAAAATGGTAATAATTTAAATCCAACCATCGAAAAAGATTCACATTCACTAATAAATGAAATTGTTGAGGAATATTGGAAAACACAAATACTAGAAATAGAAATTTCAGAATTAAAAGGAATATTTAAAACTAATTTCAATCGTAATAATTTAATTCAAGTTCTAAGTACATTAGATAATGATCCGAATAATAATTTCAAGCAAACATTTAATGAACTTAAAATAGAGGGAAGTCTTTCAAATCAATTAAGCTTTTATATTGGATCCTTATGGAAAGATTTTAAAACTATTTGGCAAGAGAAGGGAAAACAACTAGAAGATAGTCTCATAGATATTGCAAAAGATCTAAAATCTCAAGGTATTACAGATACAAAGCCATACTCATCCAAGCCTAGGAAAAATCGTTATGAACTTTTAAGTAACTGGATTAAAAAGTATAAATCAATAGAAAGACCATCGTATGAGGATATTCAAAATCAAAGTCTTATAAGTAAATATTATCATCCTAAAAATATTTACCAAATAGATTTTAAGTATGGAATTAATTCTTGTTCAAAACAAATGAATTCAATACTTGATATTATAGGAGATTTATATGATAGTCCGGGTGAATTTGTTTGGGAACATGCTTTGTTATGGACCAAAAAAGAGCTTGAAAAAAGAAAATCTAAAAAAGGTCTGATAAATTACTCTGATTTACTTAAATTACTAGATCCAAAAAAATTAAATAGTAATAATTATAAAGGCAATCCTAATAATATCTATAAAAACCTAAAGCTAAGATATAAAGTAGCATTAATCGATGAGTTCCAAGATACAGATCCAGTCCAGTTAAGATTACTAAAGGAAGCCTTTGGTAATCGATCAACACATTTATTGCTAATGATTGGAGATCCAAAGCAAGCAATCTATAGTTTCAGAGGAGGAAGCTTAAATACATATATGAAGGCCAGAGAAGCTTGTGATCGAATTGATTTAATGAATGCGAATTATAGAAGTACAAAATCTCTAATTCTAGTACTCAATAAATTATTTCTTGATGGTTTAACTAAATCAAAGCTATCAACACAAGAACTTAATCCTTGTTCAAAAGAAGATCGACTAAAACTGAATGGAATAAAAGAACCATTGAAAATAATAAACTTAATAGATGATAATCAAAAAGAAAACATACAAAGAATAAAATTAGAATCAAAAAGCAAAATAGAAGATAAAATTCCGAAAGTTATTGGATCGTATCTGTTAGAACTTTTAAGCAATAATGCCAAAGATATAACCCCCTCAGATATTTGCATACTAGTCAATAGACACGATCAAGCTAAAAACATCCATAGCTATTTATCAAAAATAAAAATCCCTTCACAACTTCTAAGCAATGAAAACATATTCACTAGAGAGGGTGCCCAAATCCTTCAGATTTTCATTAACTGCATAGTCAGTCCACATAATCAACAAAAGCTTGCCCTACTCGCTTGTTCTGAGCTAATGCAATGGACAAAGGAAGAACTTAATGAATCAAAAATTAATGGTGATTTTGATTCATTATCTTCGAAGTTCTATGAACTTGCTAAATCATTTCCAAAGATTGGATTACAAGGCTGTTTATCAAACTTTCTAGAAGGAAAATCAATCGCCGACCTTTCTGATAGAGGGACTTTATTAGGTGATCTTTATCAAAGCGCTCAGATATTAGACGAGCAGATCAATCGACAGGAATTCAATGCACTAAGAGCATCTCAATGGCTTAGTGGTCAACGGTTCCAGTCCTTTGAGCCAGTACCTGAAGAATATCAACCAAACAGCGCCATTAGTAATAGCTCCGTCAATATAATTACAATTCACAAGAGTAAAGGACTTCAATTTAAAATAGTAATCTGTCCATACTTGTGGCAAAAACCTCCAGACAAAAAAAGTCATTTATGGAAAGACAAACAGAATCTACTCATTTCTAAAAAGTATAAATGGCATAAAAAATATTGTTCATATCAAGAGTTAATTAGAAAAGAATCATTAAATGAAGCAGAGCGGTTAGCTTACGTTGCTCTTACAAGAGCTAAAAAACAATTAATAATCCTTTGGGCAAAGGCTGCTGGTCAAGAAGGGAACCCTCTTTCAGGATTTTTATTTGGATCTAAATTAATAAATCTCAATATAGAAGACTACACAAAAGAAATGATGGAAAAGTCCTTCAAGGAAAGGGGCCTAAAAGCTGATGTTCAAGATGTAAAATCAATAGAAAATAATAAAACATGGACTCAACCTAAAAGTGAGGTCAAATTATCACTTGGAGTAAGTCCTAACCATACGTTTGAGAATAGTTGGGGACGGTATAGTTTTTCAAAATGGATATCACAAAAAAATGATGAATCAATTCAAATATACTTATCTGATGAGTTAAATGAAGATCTTGAATTTAAAGATGATGTTGAGTATTTATCTCTAAAAAAAATTGATAAATTATTGACCGATAAAAACCATGGTATTGACAAATCAGAAGATCAAATATGGTCAAAAGAGAGTCCTATTGGAAGTTTTCCAAGAGGTCCTATAGCAGGAACTTGTCTTCATAAAATACTTGAAAGAATAGATTTAAATGATATTAAAAATCAACCAAAAATTTCATCTATAATAGAAGAAGAATTAAATATAGCTAATATAAGTAATTCATTTATTGAACCAATTAATATTTTATTACAAAGACTTGCAACCATCCCCCTTGGAGGTCCTTTAGGTAAATTTAAACTGAAAAATCTACCCCCTAAAAGCTCAATCAAAGAATTAAAATTTGACATTCCAATTTGTCATGAAACAAATCCAATTAATACTCTCGAACTATCATCAATATTTAGAGAAGATGTCCAAAAAAAATATGGCCCTGATTATATAAATAAACTAATGAATCTAAATATCTATAGCAGCGGTTTCTTAACCGGATCCATAGACCAAGTTTTTGCAGACAACACAAATCATGAAATTGCTAAATGGTGGGTTTTAGATTGGAAAAGTAACTGGCTAGGAAGTCCGCTATCAAAAGAGGATGGTTTCTCTTGTGGCCCCTCAAATTATTTGATGTCCCACATGGATGAAGAAATGTACCATCATCACTACCCACTTCAAGCTCATATATATTTACTTGCATTACATAGATTTTTAAATTGGAGACTCCCCAAGTATTCACCTCAAAAACATCTTGGAGGTTATATTTACGTTTTTTTAAGAGGAATCCCAGATAAAGGAGATTTAGAAAAAAATAATTATCCTCAAAGGACTCCAGGCTTAATCATCGAATCTGCTCCTCTTGCAAGAATTAAAAAATTAGATTTATTGATTAAAAGACCACATAAATGA
- a CDS encoding AAA family ATPase: MKEQFKKKFSPDLSKSLLTTLARYFPPIEFNEALIDVVNVLMEALSRGDVYIDMREIPKNVELKYKDWPSYHKKALLKSGWTKGDNSPIVLNGDLISWRRTHDEIVETIHKLLIRNKPIKPLSKESSVRINSKNLEHLNMQQIEAVNLVENEKIILLSGGPGTGKTSTILQMLLQALKRNPTLDIAMAAPTGKAAKKLKDTIQAGIKNFDNPIKDKLSNIPSKTLHKWLEASPNGFKRNSKRLLKLDLIVVDEMSMVDLSTINGLLDSLPKSCQIILVGDPNQLLPIGSAGIWQILHDKETTSNFQSNSVKLTKSYRNQGDIALLRNTLKDEGVDAFWNLLSMKEHSSNTRQHLSSLKSIPDPVLSTLFNYRKKLKELTENCITYIPNEAWQSSMIEVEQSVEILKLFRFIDNLLILCPQRYGPWGVKKIHEFLLGKTFEEEVHNWEQGTPIMARSNQSEIGLANGDVGVIIGKGKARRFLFNVFSEEQRLVTRLINPSRLNMYDAAYAMTIHKAQGSEADQVLLLWPSTSKISEKNTLKNFYSDDNEKRMLYTAITRAKKQLLVITNKEDDF; this comes from the coding sequence ATGAAAGAACAATTTAAAAAAAAGTTTTCACCTGACTTAAGCAAATCATTATTAACTACTCTGGCTCGCTATTTTCCACCGATAGAGTTTAACGAAGCTTTAATTGATGTTGTAAATGTATTAATGGAGGCATTATCAAGAGGTGATGTTTATATAGACATGAGAGAAATCCCTAAGAATGTTGAACTTAAATATAAAGACTGGCCCAGCTATCATAAGAAAGCCTTATTAAAAAGCGGTTGGACTAAAGGAGATAACTCCCCAATAGTTTTAAATGGAGATTTGATAAGTTGGCGTCGAACACATGATGAGATAGTTGAGACCATTCATAAGTTACTTATAAGGAATAAACCTATTAAACCCCTATCTAAAGAATCATCTGTTCGAATTAATTCGAAGAATTTAGAACATCTAAATATGCAACAAATAGAAGCTGTTAACCTTGTTGAGAATGAGAAAATCATCTTATTAAGTGGTGGCCCAGGCACAGGCAAGACTAGTACCATCCTGCAAATGCTTTTACAAGCACTAAAAAGAAATCCGACTCTTGATATCGCAATGGCTGCTCCAACAGGGAAAGCAGCAAAAAAACTAAAAGATACTATACAAGCCGGTATCAAAAATTTTGATAATCCTATAAAGGATAAGCTTTCTAATATTCCTTCTAAAACATTGCATAAATGGTTGGAAGCAAGTCCAAATGGCTTCAAAAGAAACTCTAAACGTCTCCTGAAATTAGATTTAATAGTCGTAGATGAGATGTCAATGGTTGACTTATCAACTATCAATGGTTTGCTCGATTCATTGCCAAAATCTTGTCAGATAATCTTGGTAGGTGATCCTAACCAATTATTACCAATAGGAAGTGCTGGTATATGGCAAATTTTGCACGACAAAGAAACAACATCAAATTTTCAATCAAACTCAGTCAAACTAACAAAGTCATACCGAAACCAAGGAGATATTGCTTTATTAAGAAATACATTAAAAGATGAAGGAGTAGATGCCTTTTGGAATCTACTTTCAATGAAAGAACATTCATCAAATACAAGGCAACACCTTTCATCCCTAAAAAGTATTCCTGATCCCGTACTAAGTACTCTTTTTAACTATAGAAAGAAACTTAAAGAGTTAACAGAAAATTGTATTACTTATATTCCTAATGAGGCATGGCAATCAAGCATGATTGAGGTAGAACAATCAGTTGAGATACTAAAACTCTTTAGATTCATAGATAATCTGCTTATACTTTGTCCGCAAAGATATGGGCCCTGGGGTGTAAAAAAAATACACGAATTCCTTTTAGGAAAAACATTTGAAGAGGAAGTACACAATTGGGAGCAGGGAACACCAATCATGGCTAGAAGTAATCAATCTGAAATAGGTTTAGCGAATGGAGACGTCGGGGTGATTATTGGCAAAGGGAAGGCAAGACGTTTTTTATTTAATGTTTTTTCTGAGGAGCAAAGACTAGTAACTCGATTGATAAACCCATCAAGATTAAATATGTATGATGCCGCATATGCAATGACAATTCATAAAGCGCAGGGAAGTGAAGCTGATCAAGTTCTTTTACTTTGGCCAAGCACCTCAAAAATTTCAGAAAAGAATACCCTAAAAAATTTTTATTCTGATGATAATGAAAAGAGAATGCTTTATACAGCAATAACTCGTGCAAAAAAACAATTACTGGTAATTACCAATAAAGAAGATGACTTTTAA